A genomic segment from Pistricoccus aurantiacus encodes:
- a CDS encoding TlpA disulfide reductase family protein — MVNFWAVWCKPCRREMPAMNKLNEALEEADFEIVGIHVGPAEPGIDRFLAEVPVDFTILVDEDITLSDWDVLGLPTNLLIDPDGRLIYKAVGERQWDAPEMLDFLKSMMTRTAEGS; from the coding sequence ATGGTCAATTTCTGGGCCGTCTGGTGCAAACCCTGTCGCCGCGAAATGCCGGCCATGAACAAGCTGAACGAAGCCCTCGAAGAGGCTGATTTTGAAATCGTTGGTATCCATGTCGGTCCGGCCGAACCTGGTATCGACCGATTTCTTGCCGAGGTGCCGGTCGATTTCACGATTCTTGTAGACGAAGACATCACCTTGAGCGACTGGGATGTGCTCGGATTACCCACGAACCTGTTGATCGACCCGGACGGGCGCTTGATCTACAAGGCCGTCGGCGAACGCCAATGGGATGCCCCCGAAATGCTGGATTTCCTGAAAAGCATGATGACAAGGACCGCTGAAGGCAGCTAG
- a CDS encoding metallophosphoesterase, producing MYDLIGDIHGYATSLKQLLSKLGYTEREGVWQHPVRQVIFLGDFVDRGPEQVETVAIAKAMVEAGQALAVMGNHEFNAVAWATEDPESSGEYLRPHIPKNQRQHQAYLDQVEKNSPLHREHIAWFKTLPLYLDLDGLRVIHACWHPPSLWVLSDYMDEQQRILPDAWPALCRKDSAPFDALETVVKGLEIRLPRGYEFHDKDGNPRHHIRPRWWTLEQLSYRDLAMVPADQLEAMPTCPVPEDILPGYAGDKPLFVGHYWLTGEPEPLNRYIACLDYSIAAGHTQSTGEGKLCAYRWDGESELSKERFLWVEG from the coding sequence ATGTACGATCTGATCGGCGATATTCACGGTTATGCCACCTCTCTCAAGCAGCTGCTGAGCAAGCTGGGTTACACCGAGCGGGAGGGCGTCTGGCAACACCCGGTGCGCCAAGTGATTTTTCTCGGCGATTTCGTCGATCGCGGGCCAGAGCAGGTGGAAACCGTGGCGATCGCCAAGGCCATGGTCGAGGCCGGTCAGGCCCTGGCGGTGATGGGCAATCACGAATTCAATGCCGTGGCCTGGGCGACGGAAGACCCGGAATCCTCCGGCGAGTATCTACGTCCGCATATTCCAAAGAACCAGCGCCAGCATCAGGCGTATCTCGATCAGGTCGAAAAGAATAGTCCACTTCACCGCGAGCATATTGCCTGGTTCAAGACCCTGCCGCTGTACCTGGATCTCGATGGCCTGCGGGTGATCCACGCCTGCTGGCACCCGCCGTCGCTGTGGGTCCTCAGTGACTACATGGACGAGCAACAGCGCATCCTGCCGGACGCCTGGCCCGCGCTATGTCGCAAGGATTCCGCCCCGTTCGACGCGCTGGAAACCGTCGTCAAGGGTCTGGAAATCCGGCTGCCCAGGGGATACGAGTTCCATGATAAGGACGGTAACCCGCGCCATCATATTCGCCCCCGCTGGTGGACGCTGGAGCAGCTGAGCTATCGTGACCTGGCCATGGTGCCCGCCGACCAGCTCGAGGCCATGCCCACCTGTCCGGTTCCGGAAGACATCTTGCCCGGCTATGCCGGCGACAAGCCGCTGTTCGTCGGCCATTACTGGCTGACCGGCGAACCGGAACCGCTCAATCGCTATATCGCCTGCCTGGACTACAGTATCGCCGCGGGCCACACGCAGAGCACTGGCGAGGGCAAGCTATGTGCCTACCGCTGGGATGGAGAGAGCGAGCTGTCGAAAGAGCGTTTCCTGTGGGTCGAGGGGTAG
- a CDS encoding helix-turn-helix transcriptional regulator — protein sequence MSEIRETLFRYLTLLQLIPRSPGRISTPVLLEKLQERGFQIEARSLQRDLRDKLALHFPLICDDDSKPYRWYFDREFHCNLPALDVPSALTLVLAEEYLRGLLPPVVIGQLAPQFSDARRLLDDMERNGLSQWAKRVRAIPNGKALLPAQLEESTWQSVAQALLEKKALDVTYLSRSREVRKTFTLHPQGLVSRHSVTYLLATVNDYDDVRQFALQRIEAVALSNNAWRESKGFDLDDYISSGAFGYPQGSGNVRLVAHVEPQVAWLLAETPLAERQTLTLLSGTDWQQLEAEVPNDQQTLWWLRGMGASVDIIEPQAWRDDIRINAEKILSRFNKEPAGA from the coding sequence ATGTCGGAGATTCGTGAGACCCTGTTTCGCTACCTGACCCTGCTGCAGCTGATCCCACGCAGTCCTGGTCGCATATCGACGCCGGTCTTGCTGGAGAAGCTGCAGGAACGTGGCTTTCAGATCGAAGCCCGATCGCTGCAGCGCGATCTGCGTGACAAGCTCGCCCTGCATTTCCCTCTGATCTGCGACGACGACAGCAAACCTTATCGCTGGTACTTCGACCGGGAGTTTCACTGCAACCTGCCGGCCCTCGATGTACCCAGCGCCTTGACCCTGGTGCTCGCCGAGGAGTACCTGCGCGGGCTGCTGCCACCGGTCGTGATCGGCCAGCTTGCCCCTCAGTTCTCCGATGCCAGACGGCTGCTGGACGACATGGAACGCAATGGGCTAAGTCAGTGGGCCAAGCGCGTGCGGGCGATACCCAACGGCAAGGCTCTGTTGCCCGCCCAACTCGAGGAGAGCACCTGGCAGAGCGTGGCCCAGGCGCTGCTGGAAAAGAAGGCTCTTGATGTGACGTACCTATCGCGCAGCAGGGAAGTACGCAAGACTTTCACGCTGCACCCGCAAGGCCTGGTGAGCCGCCACAGCGTGACCTACCTGCTGGCCACCGTGAACGACTATGACGATGTCCGTCAGTTCGCCCTGCAGCGGATTGAAGCCGTCGCTTTAAGCAATAACGCGTGGCGCGAGTCTAAGGGCTTCGACCTGGACGACTACATCAGCAGCGGTGCCTTTGGCTACCCGCAGGGAAGCGGCAATGTCCGACTGGTAGCGCATGTCGAACCCCAGGTCGCTTGGCTACTGGCCGAGACGCCGCTGGCCGAACGCCAAACTTTGACGCTGCTTTCCGGCACCGATTGGCAGCAGCTGGAGGCCGAGGTCCCGAACGATCAACAGACGCTGTGGTGGTTGAGGGGAATGGGCGCTAGCGTGGATATCATCGAACCTCAGGCATGGCGTGACGACATTCGGATCAATGCGGAGAAGATTCTGTCGCGTTTCAACAAGGAGCCCGCAGGTGCATGA
- a CDS encoding cation:proton antiporter produces the protein MQHEPFFTLNSYHVALAVVGAIVILARWLPRLISKREPVAAPLMILFGAGATLLIPGLPVLPDPRQAPLPWELVSELTVIVALFAAGMRIDSLRPWKKWQPTLRMLAIAMPLTILAVALLGVGFAGLTVAGAILLGAVLAPTDPVLASDVQVGPPHEGLEHPVRFTLTTEAGLNDGLAFPFVYLGLIVAAEGLNPTAWALDWILWDVLYRIVLGAVMGWLSGKALGYILFIVPRGSLLAETSSGVIAFAAVLLCYGATELVEGYGFIAVAILGLTLRRIEEEHHFHRRLHDFCESIEDALTALLLVALGSVLPILLADLSWTHFVVAVVLLAIIRPVSGWIALLETDLDHRSRAVVSIYGVRGIGSIYYLCYAGNHLEFVNENQLWSLVGLVILVSTIVHGFSVGWAMDRLSKD, from the coding sequence ATGCAGCACGAACCGTTTTTCACCCTGAATTCTTATCATGTCGCTCTGGCAGTCGTCGGCGCGATCGTGATTCTTGCGCGTTGGCTGCCGCGCCTGATATCCAAACGTGAACCGGTGGCGGCTCCGCTCATGATCCTTTTCGGTGCGGGGGCCACATTATTGATACCGGGTCTGCCGGTGCTGCCGGATCCGCGCCAGGCGCCTCTGCCTTGGGAACTGGTGAGCGAACTGACCGTCATCGTGGCCCTGTTCGCCGCAGGCATGCGCATCGACAGCTTACGGCCATGGAAAAAATGGCAGCCGACGTTGCGGATGCTTGCCATCGCGATGCCGTTGACCATTCTCGCGGTTGCATTGTTGGGCGTCGGGTTTGCCGGGCTGACCGTGGCCGGCGCGATCCTTCTGGGTGCTGTGCTGGCGCCCACGGATCCGGTTCTGGCATCGGATGTGCAAGTTGGTCCGCCACACGAGGGCTTGGAACATCCCGTACGCTTCACCCTGACGACAGAAGCCGGCCTGAACGACGGGCTGGCGTTTCCGTTTGTCTATCTCGGGCTGATCGTGGCCGCTGAAGGGTTGAACCCCACCGCCTGGGCGCTGGACTGGATTTTATGGGATGTTCTTTACCGGATCGTTCTGGGCGCTGTCATGGGTTGGCTCAGCGGCAAGGCGCTTGGCTACATTCTTTTTATCGTGCCCAGAGGCTCTCTTCTAGCCGAAACCAGTTCAGGGGTGATCGCATTTGCCGCAGTGCTGCTGTGCTATGGCGCGACCGAGCTGGTCGAAGGGTATGGCTTTATCGCTGTCGCGATTCTCGGGCTGACCTTGCGCCGGATAGAAGAGGAACACCATTTCCACCGCCGCCTGCACGATTTCTGCGAATCCATCGAGGACGCGCTTACCGCGCTACTGCTTGTCGCCCTGGGCAGTGTCCTTCCAATTTTGTTAGCGGATCTGAGTTGGACACATTTCGTTGTAGCCGTTGTACTGCTTGCGATAATTCGCCCTGTCTCAGGATGGATTGCGCTGCTGGAAACCGACCTCGATCATCGCAGCCGGGCAGTGGTTTCGATCTATGGGGTACGGGGCATCGGCTCGATTTATTACCTGTGCTACGCGGGGAATCATCTGGAATTCGTCAACGAGAACCAGCTTTGGTCGCTGGTTGGTCTGGTTATTCTTGTGTCGACAATCGTGCACGGTTTCAGCGTTGGCTGGGCGATGGACAGGTTAAGTAAAGATTGA
- a CDS encoding addiction module antidote protein: MKSHDDAVIEMLRNDPDMAAVYLRAAFNELDEEGGEPAFLMALRHVVEAQGGMAAIAERAKVSRESLYRALSRTGNPTLKTLITVIKATGVQFHDLTQAP; encoded by the coding sequence ATGAAAAGCCACGATGATGCGGTTATCGAGATGCTGCGCAACGACCCCGATATGGCCGCCGTCTATCTGCGCGCGGCGTTCAACGAGTTGGATGAGGAAGGCGGGGAGCCGGCCTTTCTGATGGCGCTGCGCCATGTGGTCGAGGCGCAAGGCGGCATGGCCGCGATTGCCGAGCGGGCGAAGGTATCACGCGAAAGCCTGTACCGCGCCCTGTCGCGCACCGGCAACCCAACGCTCAAGACCCTTATTACTGTCATCAAGGCGACCGGGGTTCAATTCCACGACCTGACCCAAGCGCCGTAG
- a CDS encoding type II toxin-antitoxin system RelE/ParE family toxin, translating into MIELTHYLTTDGHDPFQAWLDATKHRNRHAAMRVLTRLNRLAAGNAGDAKTVGEGVMELRIDYGPGYRVYYARIGQRLVMLLIGGSKKRQAADIAQAQAFLADYRRRTKA; encoded by the coding sequence ATGATAGAGCTTACGCACTACCTAACCACCGATGGCCACGATCCCTTTCAAGCTTGGCTGGACGCCACCAAGCACAGGAATCGGCACGCAGCGATGCGCGTGCTGACCCGTCTCAACCGCTTGGCCGCTGGAAACGCTGGCGATGCAAAGACCGTGGGTGAAGGAGTGATGGAGCTGCGAATCGACTATGGTCCTGGCTACCGTGTTTACTATGCCAGAATAGGCCAGCGCCTGGTCATGCTGTTGATAGGAGGCAGCAAGAAGCGCCAAGCCGCCGACATTGCGCAAGCGCAAGCGTTTCTGGCTGATTATCGAAGGAGGACCAAGGCATGA
- the queA gene encoding tRNA preQ1(34) S-adenosylmethionine ribosyltransferase-isomerase QueA, with amino-acid sequence MQRADFHYDLPEELIARYPSERRSDCRLLCVAGESGTLSHRHFTDLLDLLEPGDLLVFNDTRVIPARLHGVKASGGRVEMLLERPLDAWRGLAHLRSSKSPKPGTELVFEGDIHAVVEGRRGALFELRFLGDTPLIELLERHGHMPLPPYITREDELSDRERYQTVYARQDGAVAAPTAGLHFDEAMLAALEEKAVESAFVTLHVGAGTFQPVRAEDIRDHQMHSEWIDVSETVCRQVRTAKARGKRVIAVGTTSVRCLETASATGEIAPYQGDTDIFIYPGYEWRCVDGLITNFHLPESTLLMLVASFAGFETVMGAYQEAVAQRYAFFSYGDAMLLTRRV; translated from the coding sequence ATGCAGCGCGCCGATTTTCATTACGACCTCCCCGAGGAACTGATCGCCCGCTACCCCAGCGAGCGGCGCAGCGATTGTCGTCTGCTGTGCGTGGCGGGGGAGTCGGGCACGCTGAGCCATCGACACTTCACCGATCTGCTCGACCTGCTCGAGCCCGGCGATCTGCTGGTGTTCAACGACACTCGGGTGATTCCCGCACGGCTGCATGGCGTTAAAGCCAGCGGCGGACGGGTGGAAATGCTGCTCGAACGGCCCCTGGATGCCTGGCGTGGCCTGGCGCACCTGCGGTCCAGCAAGTCGCCGAAACCCGGCACCGAGCTGGTTTTCGAAGGCGATATCCATGCGGTTGTCGAGGGCCGCCGGGGCGCACTGTTCGAACTGCGCTTTCTCGGCGACACGCCCTTGATCGAGCTGCTAGAGCGTCACGGTCACATGCCGCTGCCGCCCTATATCACTCGGGAGGATGAGCTTTCCGATCGAGAACGCTACCAGACGGTCTACGCAAGACAGGACGGCGCCGTGGCGGCGCCCACCGCGGGGCTGCATTTCGACGAAGCCATGCTTGCCGCGCTCGAAGAAAAGGCCGTGGAGAGCGCCTTCGTGACCCTGCATGTGGGCGCCGGCACCTTTCAGCCGGTACGCGCGGAGGATATTCGCGATCACCAGATGCACAGCGAATGGATCGACGTCAGCGAAACCGTCTGTCGCCAAGTGCGCACCGCCAAGGCACGAGGCAAGCGTGTCATCGCCGTGGGAACCACCAGCGTGCGCTGCCTGGAAACCGCCAGCGCCACTGGCGAGATAGCACCCTACCAGGGCGACACGGATATCTTTATCTATCCGGGCTATGAATGGCGCTGCGTTGACGGCCTGATCACCAATTTCCATTTGCCGGAATCGACTCTGCTGATGCTGGTGGCTTCTTTTGCCGGGTTCGAGACGGTAATGGGGGCTTACCAGGAAGCGGTGGCGCAGCGGTATGCGTTTTTCAGCTACGGTGATGCGATGCTCTTGACTCGCCGGGTCTGA
- the tgt gene encoding tRNA guanosine(34) transglycosylase Tgt: MQFERLARDGRARRGRLTFPRGTVDTPAFMPVGTYGTVKGMTPASIKEIGAEIILGNTFHLWLRPGTEVIEAHGDLHDFAQWDKPILTDSGGFQVFSLGETRKITEQGVHFRSPVDGAKVFMGPEESMAVQRSLGSDIVMIFDECTPYPASIEEAERSMELSLRWARRSRDAHGSSPSALFGIIQGGMYPELRKRSLEGLLKIGFDGLAIGGLSVGEPKEEMIKVLDYLPTWMPEEAPRYLMGVGKPEDLVESVRRGIDMFDCVMPTRNARNGHLFTFAGTVKIRNATHRHDTRPLEDGCDCYTCRHFSRSYLHHLDRCGEMLGSMLNTIHNLRHYQRLMAGLRGAIEAGTLANFVDTYYAGRGLAVPPGP, translated from the coding sequence ATGCAGTTCGAGCGGCTGGCCAGAGACGGACGCGCCCGCCGCGGTCGACTGACTTTCCCCCGAGGAACGGTGGATACCCCGGCCTTTATGCCGGTGGGCACCTACGGCACCGTCAAGGGCATGACGCCAGCCTCCATCAAGGAAATCGGTGCCGAGATCATTCTTGGTAACACCTTCCATCTCTGGCTGCGTCCGGGAACTGAAGTGATCGAGGCCCACGGCGACCTGCACGACTTCGCCCAGTGGGACAAGCCGATTCTCACGGATTCCGGCGGTTTTCAGGTGTTTTCCTTGGGAGAAACCCGCAAGATCACCGAACAGGGCGTGCATTTTCGCTCTCCGGTGGATGGGGCCAAGGTTTTCATGGGCCCCGAGGAATCCATGGCGGTGCAGCGTTCCCTAGGGTCGGATATCGTGATGATCTTCGACGAATGCACGCCCTACCCGGCGAGCATCGAGGAAGCCGAACGCTCCATGGAGCTTTCCCTGCGCTGGGCTCGGCGTTCCCGCGACGCTCATGGCAGTTCACCCTCGGCGCTGTTCGGCATCATTCAGGGCGGCATGTATCCCGAACTGCGCAAGCGTTCGCTGGAAGGGCTGCTGAAGATCGGCTTTGACGGTCTGGCCATCGGCGGGCTTTCCGTGGGCGAGCCCAAGGAAGAGATGATCAAGGTGCTCGACTACCTGCCCACCTGGATGCCGGAAGAGGCGCCGCGCTATCTGATGGGGGTGGGCAAACCGGAGGATCTGGTGGAGAGCGTGCGGCGCGGTATCGACATGTTCGACTGCGTGATGCCCACCCGCAACGCCAGGAACGGCCACCTGTTCACCTTCGCCGGTACCGTCAAGATTCGTAATGCGACACATCGCCACGACACCCGCCCCCTGGAAGATGGCTGCGATTGCTATACTTGCCGGCATTTCTCCCGCTCCTATCTACATCACCTGGATCGCTGCGGTGAAATGCTTGGCTCGATGCTCAATACCATTCACAATCTACGCCATTATCAGCGTTTGATGGCCGGTTTGCGCGGTGCAATCGAAGCGGGTACATTGGCGAACTTTGTCGATACTTACTATGCGGGCCGCGGTCTTGCCGTGCCGCCCGGCCCTTGA
- the yajC gene encoding preprotein translocase subunit YajC — protein sequence MLDFFISAAHAEGGAPGGGGIAQIVMLVGFVVIFYFLLWRPQAKRAKQHKQLISGLSTGDEVVIGGGLTGRVTKVSDEFISMEIAQGTEVNVQKNAVAAVLPKGTLKSI from the coding sequence ATGCTGGACTTCTTCATCTCCGCAGCCCACGCGGAAGGCGGCGCGCCCGGAGGCGGCGGCATCGCCCAGATCGTCATGCTGGTCGGCTTCGTCGTCATCTTCTACTTCCTGCTCTGGCGTCCCCAGGCCAAGCGTGCCAAGCAGCACAAGCAGCTGATCAGCGGCCTGTCCACCGGCGACGAAGTGGTGATCGGCGGCGGCTTGACCGGGCGTGTCACCAAGGTCAGCGACGAATTCATCAGCATGGAAATCGCCCAGGGCACCGAAGTCAACGTACAGAAGAATGCCGTGGCGGCGGTTCTGCCCAAGGGCACTCTCAAATCCATCTGA
- the secD gene encoding protein translocase subunit SecD — MLNRYPLWKYLLILLVLLIGLVYSLPNLYPEEPAVQISSAQAGASLDQRTLERIQGALAENDIEVEDTEQQENSVLLRLTKTSDQLPARDVISDLLDDDYIVALNLAQSTPSWLESLAASPMTLGLDLRGGVHFLLEVDMDQALTQRLEVNASAIRETLRSERIRYRDTEVEGRTLSFTFSNEQDRDKARRLIQRDFPGFDYANVDAGRGARLAMTITDQKVDEIQDYAINQNLTTLRNRVNELGVAEPLVQRQGPNRIVVELPGVQDTAAAKRVVGATANLEFRLEARPDTPDNETESFAFRNNETRSATLMRDVILTGDSVSSASRSFDENGRPQVNINLDGTGGTLMNRATRTNIGRNMAVLFIEHKTRDRTVLEDGKKVVKRDPYTERGIISLATIQSALGNSFRITGLDSPAEAGELALLLRSGSLAAPIYFVQERTIGPSLGQDNIDRGILSVQIGLLLVVLFMLARYKLFGVIANLALAANLMLLIAAMSMLGATLTLPGIAGIVLTLGMAVDANVLIFERIREEFRNGMSAQQAIHAGYERAFTSIVDANLTTLLVALILFSIGTGPVKGFAVTLSLGILTSMFTALLVSRAMVNLSFGGKPLKKLWI, encoded by the coding sequence ATGCTCAACCGTTATCCCTTGTGGAAGTATCTGCTGATACTTCTCGTTCTTCTCATTGGCCTGGTCTACTCCCTCCCCAATCTCTATCCCGAGGAACCGGCGGTTCAGATCAGCAGCGCCCAGGCGGGAGCCTCTCTCGATCAACGCACCCTGGAGCGAATTCAAGGCGCACTGGCGGAAAACGATATCGAGGTCGAAGACACCGAGCAGCAGGAGAACAGCGTGCTGCTGCGTCTGACCAAGACAAGCGATCAGCTTCCCGCCCGGGACGTCATCAGCGACCTCCTCGACGACGACTACATCGTTGCCCTGAACCTGGCCCAATCCACCCCGAGCTGGCTGGAAAGCCTGGCGGCCTCTCCCATGACCCTGGGGCTGGACCTTCGCGGCGGCGTGCACTTCCTGCTCGAAGTGGACATGGATCAGGCCCTGACCCAGCGCCTGGAAGTCAACGCCAGCGCGATCCGCGAGACCCTGCGAAGCGAGCGTATCCGCTATCGCGACACTGAGGTCGAGGGCCGTACGCTGAGCTTCACCTTCAGCAACGAGCAGGATCGAGACAAGGCGCGCCGGTTGATCCAGCGGGACTTTCCAGGCTTCGACTACGCCAACGTGGACGCGGGGCGTGGCGCCAGACTCGCCATGACCATCACCGATCAGAAGGTCGACGAGATTCAGGATTACGCGATCAACCAGAACCTAACCACCCTGCGTAACCGGGTCAACGAGCTGGGGGTCGCCGAGCCCCTGGTACAGCGTCAAGGTCCCAATCGCATCGTGGTGGAACTGCCTGGCGTGCAGGATACCGCCGCCGCCAAGCGGGTGGTGGGCGCCACCGCCAACCTGGAATTTCGTCTGGAAGCGCGTCCGGACACCCCGGACAACGAAACCGAGAGCTTCGCTTTCCGCAACAACGAGACCCGCAGCGCCACCCTGATGCGGGACGTGATCCTCACCGGGGACAGCGTCTCCAGCGCTAGCCGCAGCTTCGATGAAAACGGCCGTCCCCAGGTCAACATCAACCTGGACGGTACCGGCGGCACCCTGATGAACCGGGCGACCCGCACCAACATCGGTCGCAACATGGCGGTACTGTTCATCGAGCACAAGACTCGGGATCGCACGGTGCTGGAGGACGGCAAGAAGGTCGTCAAGCGCGACCCCTACACGGAGCGCGGCATCATCAGCCTGGCCACCATTCAGAGCGCCTTGGGCAACAGCTTTCGCATCACCGGCCTGGATTCTCCGGCGGAAGCGGGAGAGCTGGCGCTGCTGCTGCGCTCCGGTTCGCTCGCGGCACCGATCTACTTCGTGCAGGAGCGCACCATCGGGCCAAGCCTGGGTCAGGACAACATCGATCGCGGCATTCTTTCCGTGCAAATCGGGCTTCTGCTGGTGGTGCTGTTCATGTTGGCGCGCTACAAGCTGTTCGGGGTGATCGCCAACCTCGCCCTGGCTGCCAACTTGATGCTGCTGATCGCCGCCATGTCCATGCTGGGCGCTACCCTGACCCTGCCCGGCATCGCCGGTATCGTACTGACCCTGGGCATGGCGGTGGACGCCAACGTGCTGATCTTCGAGCGCATACGTGAGGAATTCAGGAACGGCATGTCCGCCCAGCAGGCGATTCACGCCGGCTATGAGCGTGCTTTCACCTCCATTGTCGACGCCAACCTCACCACCCTGCTGGTGGCGCTGATCCTGTTCTCCATCGGCACCGGCCCGGTGAAGGGCTTCGCGGTAACTCTATCCCTGGGCATTCTGACCTCGATGTTCACCGCTCTTCTGGTGTCTCGTGCCATGGTCAACCTGTCTTTTGGCGGCAAGCCGCTCAAGAAACTATGGATCTAA
- the secF gene encoding protein translocase subunit SecF has protein sequence MRQFDFMGKRRLAFIVSGILLLISLGSLAIQQLNLGLDFTGGTLVEIHYASAPSLDSVRQTMEDAGFRDVSVQTFGAANEVLIRLQQAFDPDVGKQVVGILRDEGESVDLVRAEFVGAQVGDQLRDQSGLGMLIALGVVMLYVAFRFQYKFAIGALLSLVHDVVIMAGVFSLFQIEFDLTVLAAILAVIGYSLNDTIIVYDRIRENIRKSRISDMPVIFNESINQTLSRTLATSGTTLLVLLALFFLGGDMIHNFSLALIIGVGVGTFSSIYVASALLLPLKLQREDLIPAKKEDPEAEELP, from the coding sequence ATGCGACAGTTTGATTTCATGGGCAAGCGCCGTCTGGCCTTCATTGTTTCGGGAATTTTATTGCTGATTTCCCTGGGTTCCCTGGCGATTCAGCAGCTCAACCTGGGGCTGGATTTCACCGGCGGAACCCTGGTGGAGATTCATTACGCCTCGGCGCCCTCCCTGGACAGTGTGCGTCAAACCATGGAGGACGCAGGATTTCGCGACGTTTCCGTACAGACCTTCGGCGCTGCCAATGAAGTGCTGATCCGCCTGCAGCAGGCCTTTGATCCGGATGTGGGCAAGCAGGTGGTCGGCATACTGCGGGATGAAGGTGAGAGCGTCGATCTGGTACGCGCCGAGTTCGTCGGCGCTCAGGTGGGCGATCAGCTGCGAGATCAAAGCGGCCTGGGCATGTTGATAGCCCTGGGCGTAGTGATGCTCTATGTGGCGTTTCGTTTCCAGTACAAGTTCGCCATCGGGGCGCTGCTCTCCCTAGTGCACGACGTGGTCATCATGGCTGGGGTGTTTTCGCTGTTCCAGATCGAATTCGACCTGACGGTGCTGGCGGCGATCCTGGCAGTGATCGGCTATTCGCTGAACGATACCATCATCGTCTACGACCGGATTCGCGAGAATATCCGCAAGTCTCGCATCAGCGACATGCCGGTGATCTTCAACGAATCGATCAACCAGACCCTGTCCCGTACCCTGGCGACTTCCGGCACCACCCTGCTGGTGCTGCTGGCGCTGTTCTTCCTGGGCGGCGACATGATTCACAACTTCTCCCTCGCCCTGATCATCGGCGTCGGCGTGGGCACCTTCTCCTCGATCTATGTGGCCTCGGCGTTGCTGCTGCCGCTCAAGCTGCAGCGGGAGGATCTGATTCCCGCCAAGAAGGAAGACCCGGAAGCGGAAGAGTTGCCCTGA
- a CDS encoding CIA30 family protein: protein MPRLIDFQDLGEAARWRPINDDVMGGVSESEMRAEPGIGVFTGSLSLDNGGGFASVRREPQDYRLAGHTGLRIEVRGDGRRYQLRLRTHRLFDGAAYRAFFQPPAGQWQRVTLSWQTFEPVFRGRVLEDAPPLAPEDIQQIGLLIADRRTGPFRLEIAGLETLDNAEN from the coding sequence ATGCCACGACTGATCGATTTTCAGGATCTTGGAGAAGCCGCCCGCTGGCGCCCCATCAACGACGATGTCATGGGCGGCGTCTCCGAGAGCGAGATGCGCGCCGAGCCGGGCATCGGCGTCTTTACGGGAAGCCTATCGCTCGACAACGGCGGCGGCTTTGCCTCCGTGCGTCGGGAGCCCCAGGACTATCGGCTGGCTGGCCATACGGGGCTCCGAATAGAGGTGCGCGGCGATGGAAGGCGCTACCAGTTGCGCTTGCGCACTCACCGGCTGTTCGATGGGGCGGCCTACCGCGCTTTCTTTCAGCCGCCTGCGGGGCAATGGCAGCGCGTTACCCTCTCTTGGCAAACGTTCGAACCGGTCTTTCGCGGTCGCGTGCTGGAGGATGCCCCGCCGCTCGCCCCGGAGGATATCCAGCAGATCGGCCTGTTGATCGCCGACCGACGCACCGGGCCTTTTCGCCTGGAGATCGCCGGTCTGGAGACCCTGGATAATGCCGAAAACTGA